From one Streptomyces sp. N50 genomic stretch:
- a CDS encoding HAMP domain-containing sensor histidine kinase, translating into MTWLPRSLRSRITAAVVLLVTVVVALAGLVIVARIDHRDRTDVDRQLAARAEKGDQDADKLRDQGDHPSGDGEDNDDYGGLLAGSQSLVRLVSGGKVIAQHGETPSAPLPVPTRDGYRTIDTDGQTWRSLTRSLSTTGERLEVLQDIDPIERRLADNTVIVAAVTLLAALATAGGVWLLTRIILQPLERLRTGALAISADTAGPQLPAVTRPQEVADLSHALNSMLDQLRVSMDSTRRFTADAGHELRTPLTGLGVTLETLQRNPGLPAPQRARALEAMSAEHRRITALLTGLQTLARGDAHALPERTPVVLSELLDEAVAHAAHRHPATTYRLTANSPATVDGWPVGLRLAVDNLLDNAALHGRPEGRVDVRLGEDAGTVHITVADDGPGIPADQQQAMKARFTRGTRTRSPGSGLGLALVDQQAHLHHGTLDLDTGPAGGLEATLSLPTSPEEGPCERTTSD; encoded by the coding sequence ATGACCTGGCTCCCGCGCAGCCTCCGCTCCCGGATCACCGCCGCTGTCGTCCTGCTGGTGACCGTCGTGGTCGCGCTCGCCGGGCTGGTCATCGTCGCCCGGATCGACCATCGCGACCGTACCGACGTCGACCGTCAGCTCGCCGCCCGTGCCGAGAAGGGCGACCAGGACGCCGACAAGCTCCGTGACCAGGGCGACCATCCGAGCGGTGACGGGGAGGACAACGACGACTACGGCGGTCTGCTGGCCGGCAGTCAGAGTCTGGTCCGGCTCGTCTCCGGCGGGAAGGTGATCGCGCAGCACGGCGAGACGCCGAGCGCCCCGCTGCCGGTGCCCACCCGGGACGGTTACCGCACGATCGACACCGACGGGCAGACCTGGCGCTCACTGACCCGGTCCCTGAGCACCACCGGCGAGCGCCTCGAAGTCCTCCAGGACATCGACCCGATCGAACGGCGGCTCGCGGACAACACCGTGATCGTCGCCGCCGTCACCCTCCTCGCCGCCCTCGCCACGGCCGGCGGCGTCTGGCTGCTCACCCGGATCATCCTCCAGCCGCTCGAACGGCTGCGGACCGGCGCCCTCGCGATCAGCGCGGACACGGCCGGGCCCCAACTCCCCGCCGTCACACGGCCGCAGGAGGTCGCGGACCTCTCCCACGCGCTGAACAGCATGCTGGACCAGTTGCGCGTCAGCATGGACTCCACCCGCCGTTTCACCGCCGACGCGGGCCACGAACTGCGCACCCCGCTCACCGGCCTCGGGGTCACCCTGGAGACCCTCCAGCGCAACCCCGGCCTCCCCGCACCCCAGCGGGCCCGCGCCCTGGAGGCGATGAGCGCGGAGCACCGCCGTATCACCGCGCTCCTGACCGGTCTGCAGACCCTGGCCCGCGGCGACGCCCACGCCCTGCCCGAACGCACCCCGGTCGTCCTGAGCGAGCTCCTCGACGAGGCCGTCGCCCACGCGGCACACCGCCACCCCGCGACCACCTACCGACTGACGGCCAACTCCCCCGCGACCGTGGACGGTTGGCCCGTCGGCCTCCGCCTGGCCGTCGACAACCTCCTCGACAACGCGGCCCTCCACGGCCGCCCCGAGGGCAGGGTGGACGTCCGGCTCGGCGAGGACGCGGGAACGGTCCACATCACCGTCGCCGACGACGGCCCCGGCATCCCCGCCGATCAACAGCAGGCGATGAAGGCCCGGTTCACCCGCGGCACCCGTACCCGCTCCCCCGGCTCCGGCCTGGGCCTGGCCCTCGTCGACCAACAGGCCCACCTCCACCACGGCACCCTCGACCTCGACACCGGCCCGGCGGGAGGCCTGGAGGCGACCCTCAGCCTCCCCACGAGCCCCGAGGAAGGACCCTGCGAACGGACCACTTCCGACTGA
- a CDS encoding response regulator transcription factor, giving the protein MAAVGRKPEVLVVDDDPGVRAALDLGLGLEGFTVRLAEDGETALDEVAGRPPSVIVLDVTMPGLSGVEVVRALRAQGRTLPVCMLSARDEVDDRVAGLAAGADDYVVKPFSVGELSARLHAMVRLHESTTERSLVVGDVAIEPARRVASRAGRELRLTTREFDLLLALAHRPGQVLSRAQLLEQVWGYTWDVDTNVVDVFIGYLRKKLEADGGPRVLRTVRGIGFVLRTGP; this is encoded by the coding sequence ATGGCGGCGGTGGGCCGGAAGCCGGAGGTGCTGGTGGTCGACGACGACCCCGGCGTGCGCGCGGCCCTGGACCTGGGGCTCGGTCTCGAGGGCTTCACGGTGCGGCTGGCCGAGGACGGCGAGACGGCACTCGACGAGGTCGCCGGCCGGCCGCCGTCGGTGATCGTCCTGGACGTGACGATGCCGGGCCTGTCCGGCGTGGAGGTCGTCCGCGCCCTGCGCGCCCAGGGCCGGACCCTCCCCGTGTGCATGCTCTCCGCCCGCGACGAGGTCGACGACCGGGTCGCGGGGCTCGCGGCGGGCGCGGACGACTACGTCGTGAAGCCTTTCTCCGTCGGGGAGTTGTCCGCGCGGCTGCACGCGATGGTGCGGCTGCACGAGTCGACGACCGAGCGGTCCCTGGTCGTCGGCGACGTCGCGATCGAACCCGCGCGCCGCGTGGCCTCCCGCGCCGGACGCGAACTCCGCCTGACCACCCGCGAGTTCGACCTGCTCCTCGCCCTCGCCCACCGACCCGGCCAAGTCCTGTCCCGCGCCCAGCTGTTGGAGCAGGTCTGGGGCTACACCTGGGACGTGGACACCAACGTGGTGGATGTGTTCATCGGCTACCTCCGCAAGAAACTGGAGGCCGACGGCGGCCCCCGGGTGCTGCGCACCGTCCGCGGCATCGGCTTCGTCCTGCGGACCGGGCCGTGA
- a CDS encoding ferric reductase-like transmembrane domain-containing protein, translating to MTLSTELPRGQRTPPAPPRRGRFTLADPLGALAILSVVAVVALWVMNQGGPLSLTASDRATGSLGLLAGLLASDLMILQVLLLARIPWVERSWGHDLLTRRHRLIGFASFWLMTAHVILFAVERSTREPTAIPDALLRLFVTDSWMLFATVGTLLLIMVVVTSVRAARRRLRYESWHLLHLYSYAGIAATFPHTFTDGADFHETWTRVYWWCLYGFAFAATLLHRVALPAWRSLYHRLRVESVVTEAPGTVSVTLKGHRLDRMRTASGQFFVWRFLDGPGWSRGNPYTLSAAPTPDRLRITIKSAGDGSERAARLTPGTRALIEGPYGTLTARHRTHPGMLLMAAGIGITPMRALLEDAPYAPGEATLIYRYGEDEHAVFADELRAIAADRGVELILLPGPRRADTSWQAAGPLHRDGTSWPVAGPAHRMDASRPAAGPVQRADTSWQTAGPAHRTDASLQAAASAHRVGTSRQTAGPAHPTATPEQTTAPTHLDDDAQVLKNLVPDIAHRDIYVCGPPTWITAVRKAARAAGAHRDSVHTEEFAW from the coding sequence ATGACCCTGTCCACCGAGCTGCCCCGCGGGCAACGCACCCCGCCCGCTCCACCCCGCAGGGGGCGATTCACGCTCGCCGACCCGCTCGGCGCGCTGGCGATCCTGTCCGTGGTCGCGGTCGTGGCGCTCTGGGTGATGAACCAGGGCGGCCCACTCAGCCTGACGGCCTCCGACCGTGCGACCGGCTCCCTCGGCCTCCTCGCCGGACTCCTGGCCTCCGACCTGATGATCCTCCAGGTCCTCCTGCTCGCCCGGATCCCCTGGGTGGAACGGTCCTGGGGCCACGACCTGCTCACCCGCCGGCACCGTCTGATCGGCTTCGCGTCGTTCTGGCTGATGACGGCCCACGTCATCCTGTTCGCCGTGGAACGGTCCACACGCGAACCCACGGCGATACCGGACGCACTCCTGCGCCTGTTCGTCACCGACTCATGGATGCTGTTCGCCACCGTGGGGACCCTCCTGCTGATCATGGTCGTGGTCACCTCGGTCCGCGCGGCCCGCCGCCGACTCCGCTACGAGTCATGGCACCTGCTGCACCTCTACTCCTACGCCGGCATCGCGGCCACCTTCCCGCACACCTTCACCGACGGCGCCGACTTCCACGAGACCTGGACCCGCGTGTACTGGTGGTGCCTGTACGGCTTCGCGTTCGCCGCCACCCTCCTCCACCGTGTCGCGCTGCCCGCCTGGCGCTCCCTCTACCACCGCCTGCGGGTCGAGTCCGTGGTCACCGAGGCGCCCGGCACGGTCTCGGTCACCCTCAAGGGCCACCGCCTGGACCGGATGCGGACGGCCTCCGGCCAGTTCTTCGTCTGGCGCTTCCTCGACGGCCCCGGCTGGTCCCGCGGCAACCCCTACACGCTCTCCGCCGCCCCCACCCCGGACCGGTTGCGCATCACGATCAAGTCCGCGGGCGACGGCAGCGAACGCGCCGCCCGCCTCACCCCCGGCACCCGCGCCCTGATCGAGGGCCCCTACGGCACGCTCACCGCCCGCCACCGCACTCACCCCGGCATGCTCCTCATGGCCGCCGGAATCGGCATCACCCCCATGCGCGCCCTGCTCGAGGACGCCCCCTACGCCCCCGGCGAGGCCACGCTCATCTATCGCTACGGCGAGGACGAGCACGCCGTGTTCGCCGACGAACTCCGCGCCATCGCCGCCGACCGAGGCGTCGAGCTGATCCTTCTCCCGGGACCGCGCCGCGCCGACACGTCGTGGCAGGCGGCGGGTCCCCTACACCGCGACGGCACGTCCTGGCCGGTCGCGGGCCCGGCCCACCGCATGGACGCCTCCCGACCGGCTGCCGGTCCCGTGCAGCGCGCCGACACCTCCTGGCAGACCGCGGGCCCGGCCCACCGCACCGATGCCTCCCTACAGGCGGCCGCCTCCGCGCACCGCGTCGGCACTTCCCGGCAGACCGCCGGTCCCGCCCACCCCACCGCCACTCCCGAGCAGACCACCGCCCCCACCCACCTCGACGACGACGCCCAGGTCCTCAAGAACCTCGTCCCCGACATCGCCCACCGGGACATCTACGTCTGCGGCCCGCCCACCTGGATCACCGCCGTCCGCAAGGCCGCCCGCGCCGCCGGCGCCCACCGCGACAGCGTCCACACCGAAGAGTTCGCCTGGTAG
- a CDS encoding IclR family transcriptional regulator, with amino-acid sequence MTTTRSATTADSATATGSAATAQSAPITGSTATSRPSKIPRSTAPATRSAPDRLLAVLAAFDHAHTALSLSDISRRAGLTLTTTHRLAGALTEWGALERDASGAYHVGLRLWEIAALAPRGLALRQLALPYLEDLYESTHENVQLAVRDGAEVVYTEWISGRSAVGVHIRVGARWPLHATGVGLALLAHDDPDSQEAYCAGPLASFTPYTITDPVRLRRVLAEVRRTGVAVSTRQITDDALSVAAPVRGPGGAVVAAVSVVVPQVDAQVPALVPAVRLAARGISRASGWRPEV; translated from the coding sequence ATGACCACCACCCGGTCCGCGACGACCGCCGATTCCGCTACGGCCACCGGGTCCGCGGCCACCGCACAGTCGGCGCCGATCACCGGGTCGACAGCCACCTCCCGGCCCTCGAAGATCCCCCGGTCGACGGCCCCCGCCACGCGCTCCGCGCCGGACCGGCTGCTCGCCGTGCTCGCCGCCTTCGACCACGCGCACACGGCCCTGTCCCTCTCCGACATCAGCCGCCGCGCAGGCCTCACCCTGACCACCACCCACCGCCTCGCGGGCGCCCTCACCGAGTGGGGCGCGCTGGAACGGGACGCGTCGGGCGCGTACCACGTCGGCCTACGGCTGTGGGAGATCGCGGCGCTCGCACCGCGCGGCCTCGCCCTGCGCCAACTCGCCCTCCCCTACCTGGAGGACCTGTACGAATCGACGCACGAGAACGTGCAGTTGGCGGTGCGGGACGGCGCGGAGGTCGTCTACACCGAGTGGATCTCAGGCCGTTCGGCGGTCGGCGTGCACATCCGGGTGGGCGCGCGCTGGCCGCTCCACGCCACCGGAGTGGGCCTGGCCCTGCTCGCCCACGACGACCCGGACTCCCAAGAGGCCTACTGCGCCGGTCCGTTGGCGTCCTTCACGCCGTACACGATCACCGATCCGGTACGGCTGCGCCGGGTGCTGGCCGAAGTCCGGCGCACCGGGGTGGCGGTGAGTACCCGTCAGATCACGGACGACGCGCTGTCGGTGGCGGCTCCGGTGCGCGGGCCGGGCGGTGCGGTGGTCGCCGCGGTGTCGGTGGTCGTTCCCCAAGTGGACGCGCAGGTACCGGCGTTGGTCCCGGCCGTACGGCTCGCGGCGCGTGGGATATCGCGGGCGTCGGGGTGGCGGCCGGAGGTGTGA
- a CDS encoding MarR family winged helix-turn-helix transcriptional regulator, producing MRGLHADTGYLMYRLGLRSGQLFNTFLQESGLRLRHYALLRFLATSEGALQRELSTRLGYDPSAIVGLVDDLEKLGFAERRPSPDDRRSRTVVLTADGRGFLRDTDEAGLRVTNELLGPLDAAERETLHTLLQRVAEDGLT from the coding sequence ATGCGCGGGCTGCACGCGGACACGGGCTACCTCATGTACCGGCTGGGCCTGCGCTCCGGCCAGCTCTTCAACACGTTCCTCCAGGAGTCGGGCCTGCGCCTGCGCCACTACGCGCTGCTCCGCTTCCTGGCCACGTCCGAGGGCGCCCTCCAGCGCGAACTGAGCACCCGGCTCGGCTACGACCCGAGCGCGATCGTCGGCCTGGTCGACGACCTGGAGAAGCTGGGATTCGCCGAGCGCCGCCCTTCCCCCGACGACCGGCGCAGCCGCACTGTGGTCCTGACGGCGGACGGCCGCGGCTTCCTGCGCGACACCGACGAGGCGGGCCTGCGCGTCACGAACGAACTGCTGGGCCCCCTCGACGCGGCCGAGCGCGAGACCCTGCACACCCTGCTGCAACGGGTCGCCGAGGACGGACTGACCTGA
- a CDS encoding SDR family NAD(P)-dependent oxidoreductase: MPSIDLTGKVAVVTGSGRGLGLAYAHALAAHGASVVVNDIDEAVAEQAVKSIAEAGGTAVAEVVPVGTTEAAERLVNRAVEEFGRLDILVTNAGILRDKVLWKMTDEDFDAVITTHLKGTFTCARAAAVRMREQGEGGSLILVGSPAGQRGNFGQTNYSAAKAGIAAFARTWSMELGRAGITVNAIVPVAATAMTETIPAFAPYIEAMRNGDPLPDFLRKGEGFGTPEDCAALVPFLASEAARGITGQAIGIGGDKVALWSHPQEISAAYADGGWTPDTLADAFPTSVGAELQSVGIPAPKLPEA; encoded by the coding sequence GTGCCCAGCATCGATCTGACCGGCAAGGTCGCCGTCGTCACCGGCAGTGGCCGGGGCCTCGGCCTCGCCTACGCGCACGCCCTGGCCGCCCACGGCGCGTCCGTGGTCGTCAACGACATCGACGAGGCGGTGGCCGAACAGGCCGTGAAGTCGATCGCCGAGGCGGGCGGCACCGCCGTCGCCGAGGTCGTCCCGGTCGGTACGACGGAGGCCGCCGAACGGCTGGTGAACCGTGCCGTCGAGGAGTTCGGGAGGCTCGACATCCTGGTCACCAACGCGGGCATCCTGCGCGACAAGGTGCTGTGGAAGATGACCGACGAGGACTTCGACGCGGTGATCACCACCCACCTCAAGGGCACCTTCACCTGCGCCCGCGCCGCCGCCGTACGGATGCGCGAGCAGGGCGAGGGCGGCAGCCTGATTTTGGTCGGCTCGCCGGCCGGCCAGCGCGGCAACTTCGGCCAGACCAACTACTCGGCCGCCAAGGCCGGCATCGCCGCCTTCGCCCGTACCTGGTCGATGGAGCTCGGCCGCGCGGGCATCACCGTCAACGCGATCGTGCCGGTCGCCGCGACCGCGATGACCGAGACGATCCCGGCGTTCGCCCCGTACATCGAGGCCATGAGGAACGGCGACCCGCTGCCCGACTTCCTCCGCAAGGGCGAGGGCTTCGGCACCCCCGAGGACTGCGCGGCCCTCGTGCCGTTCCTCGCCTCCGAGGCCGCGCGCGGGATCACCGGCCAGGCCATCGGCATCGGCGGCGACAAGGTGGCACTCTGGTCCCACCCGCAGGAGATCAGCGCGGCCTACGCCGACGGCGGCTGGACCCCTGACACCCTGGCCGACGCCTTCCCCACCTCGGTCGGCGCCGAACTCCAGTCGGTCGGCATCCCCGCACCGAAGCTGCCGGAGGCGTGA
- a CDS encoding amidohydrolase family protein: protein MDVGGLVAIDVHTHAEVSSKGHSSLDDDLHDASSAYFKVEGKRKPTLEETAAYYRERKMAAVIFTVDAESATGTEPVPNEEVAEAAAANPDVLIPFASIDPFRGRAGVKQARRLVEEYGVKGFKFHPNIQGFFPNDRSVAYDLYEVIEETGTIALFHTGQTGIGAGVPGGGGIRLKYSNPLHVDDVAADFPHLKIILAHPSFPWQDEALAVATHKPGVHIDLSGWSPKYFPPQLVQYANTLLKDKVLFGSDYPVLTPDRWLADFEKLPIKDEVKPKILKENAARLLGLT from the coding sequence ATGGACGTCGGTGGACTCGTCGCGATCGATGTCCACACCCACGCGGAGGTGTCCTCGAAGGGCCACTCCTCCCTGGACGACGACCTGCACGACGCCTCCTCCGCCTACTTCAAGGTCGAGGGCAAGCGGAAACCGACCCTGGAGGAGACCGCCGCGTACTACCGCGAGCGGAAGATGGCCGCGGTGATCTTCACGGTCGACGCCGAGTCCGCGACAGGCACCGAGCCCGTCCCGAACGAGGAGGTCGCCGAGGCCGCCGCCGCCAACCCGGACGTCCTGATCCCCTTCGCGTCCATCGACCCGTTCCGGGGTAGGGCGGGCGTGAAGCAGGCCCGGCGGCTGGTCGAGGAGTACGGGGTCAAGGGCTTCAAGTTCCACCCCAACATCCAGGGCTTCTTCCCGAACGACCGTTCCGTGGCCTACGACCTGTACGAGGTCATCGAGGAGACGGGCACCATCGCCCTGTTCCACACGGGCCAGACGGGCATCGGCGCGGGAGTGCCGGGAGGGGGCGGGATCCGCCTGAAGTACTCCAACCCCTTGCACGTGGACGACGTCGCCGCCGACTTCCCGCACCTCAAGATCATCCTGGCGCACCCGTCCTTCCCCTGGCAGGACGAGGCCCTCGCCGTCGCCACGCACAAGCCGGGCGTCCACATCGACCTGTCCGGCTGGTCCCCGAAGTACTTCCCGCCGCAACTGGTGCAGTACGCCAACACCCTGCTGAAGGACAAGGTCCTCTTCGGCTCCGACTACCCCGTCCTCACCCCGGACCGCTGGCTCGCCGACTTCGAGAAGCTGCCGATCAAGGACGAGGTCAAGCCGAAGATCCTCAAGGAGAACGCCGCCCGCCTGCTCGGACTGACGTAA
- a CDS encoding long-chain fatty acid--CoA ligase, which produces MRNEGLGSWPARRARKTPHRTALVHGGSSTVHGGPSAVGGGSSAGRSSSSTVAGGSSAGHGSSSTVAGGSSADHGSSSTVDNGPSTGHGIASTDGGGSPNGHSGPPTHGGGSSMDYGTLHTRTTRLAHALRTRGVRRGDRIAYLGPNHPSYLETLFAAGILGAVFVPLNTRLVGPEIAHQLSDSGAKILVYGPTHAGLVAGLPGSTDVRTYVEVGPEYEELLGAASDEPIDEPVSADDTCIIMYTSGTTGRPKGAMLTHGNLAWNAINVLVDTDLIADERALVSAPLFHTAGLNMLTLPVLLKGGTCVLVEAFDPAATFDLIEQHRITFMFGVPTMFDQLARHPRWADADLSSLRILTCGGSPVPSPLIAAYQERGLTFLQGYGMTEAAPGTLFLDAEHAVSKAGSAGVPHFFSDVRVVRPDLTPADVGETGEVVVRGPHVMPGYWGLPEETAAVFADGWFRSGDAARIDEDGYVYIVDRMKDMIISGGENIYPAEIEDLLLAHPDIVECAVIGVADDKWGEVPRAVVVPREGASPDPDEVLASLAGRLAKYKIPKSMVVADELPRTASGKLLKSRVRKRFGDR; this is translated from the coding sequence ATGCGCAACGAGGGACTGGGCTCCTGGCCCGCACGCCGGGCCCGGAAGACCCCGCACCGCACGGCTCTGGTCCACGGCGGATCGTCCACGGTCCACGGCGGACCGTCGGCGGTCGGCGGTGGATCGTCGGCGGGGCGCAGTAGTTCGTCGACGGTCGCCGGTGGATCGTCGGCGGGGCACGGTAGTTCGTCGACGGTCGCCGGTGGATCATCGGCGGATCACGGTAGTTCGTCGACAGTCGACAATGGACCGTCGACCGGCCACGGTATTGCGTCGACGGACGGCGGCGGTTCGCCGAACGGCCACAGCGGTCCGCCGACGCACGGTGGCGGTTCGTCGATGGACTACGGCACATTGCATACCCGAACCACCCGCCTCGCCCACGCCCTCCGCACCCGGGGCGTCCGCCGCGGCGACCGCATCGCCTACCTCGGCCCCAACCACCCCTCCTACCTGGAGACCCTGTTCGCGGCCGGCATCCTCGGCGCGGTCTTCGTCCCCCTCAACACCCGCCTCGTCGGCCCGGAGATCGCCCACCAACTCAGCGACTCCGGCGCCAAGATCCTCGTCTACGGCCCGACGCACGCCGGCCTCGTCGCCGGACTCCCGGGCAGCACCGACGTCCGTACGTACGTCGAAGTCGGCCCGGAATACGAGGAGTTGCTCGGCGCGGCCTCCGACGAGCCGATCGACGAGCCCGTCTCGGCCGACGACACCTGCATCATCATGTACACCTCGGGCACGACCGGCCGTCCCAAGGGCGCCATGCTCACCCACGGCAACCTGGCCTGGAACGCGATCAACGTCCTCGTCGACACCGACCTGATCGCGGACGAACGCGCCCTGGTCTCCGCCCCGTTGTTCCACACGGCCGGCCTGAACATGCTCACCCTGCCGGTGCTGCTCAAGGGCGGTACCTGTGTCCTGGTCGAGGCCTTCGACCCGGCGGCCACCTTCGACCTGATCGAACAGCACCGGATCACCTTCATGTTCGGGGTCCCGACGATGTTCGACCAGCTGGCCCGGCACCCCCGCTGGGCCGACGCCGACCTCTCCTCGCTGCGCATCCTCACCTGCGGCGGCTCCCCGGTACCGTCCCCGCTGATCGCCGCCTACCAGGAACGCGGACTCACCTTCCTCCAGGGCTACGGCATGACGGAGGCCGCGCCCGGAACCCTGTTCCTGGACGCCGAACACGCGGTCAGCAAGGCGGGTTCGGCGGGCGTGCCGCACTTCTTCAGCGACGTGCGGGTCGTACGGCCCGACCTCACCCCCGCCGACGTCGGCGAGACCGGCGAGGTCGTGGTGCGCGGGCCCCATGTCATGCCCGGTTATTGGGGGTTGCCCGAGGAGACGGCCGCGGTCTTCGCCGACGGCTGGTTCCGCAGCGGGGACGCGGCGCGGATCGACGAGGACGGGTACGTGTACATCGTCGACCGCATGAAGGACATGATCATCTCCGGTGGGGAGAACATCTACCCCGCCGAGATCGAGGACCTCCTCCTCGCCCACCCCGACATCGTGGAGTGCGCGGTCATCGGGGTCGCGGACGACAAGTGGGGCGAGGTGCCGCGCGCGGTCGTCGTGCCCCGTGAAGGTGCCTCGCCGGACCCCGACGAGGTGCTCGCGTCGCTGGCCGGCCGACTCGCCAAGTACAAGATCCCCAAGTCGATGGTGGTCGCGGACGAACTCCCGCGCACCGCCTCCGGAAAGCTCCTCAAGTCCCGGGTGCGCAAGCGCTTCGGCGACCGGTAA
- a CDS encoding MaoC family dehydratase: MSITVNGLDELKKLADSDLGTSEWIEITQERINTFADATGDHQWIHVDPEKAAAGPFGAPIAHGYLTLSLFIPLFTELLDVEGVSTKVNYGLNKVRFPAPVKVGSRIRLVAKLASVEDVPGGVQVAVDGTIEIDGGPKPAAVLQSLSRFYA; this comes from the coding sequence ATGAGCATCACCGTCAACGGTCTCGACGAACTCAAGAAGCTCGCCGACAGTGACCTCGGCACCAGCGAGTGGATCGAGATCACCCAGGAGCGCATCAACACCTTCGCCGATGCGACGGGTGACCATCAGTGGATCCACGTCGACCCGGAGAAGGCGGCGGCGGGCCCCTTCGGTGCGCCCATCGCGCACGGCTATCTGACCCTCTCCCTCTTCATCCCGCTCTTCACCGAGCTGCTGGACGTCGAGGGCGTGTCCACGAAGGTCAACTACGGCCTGAACAAGGTCCGTTTCCCCGCACCGGTGAAGGTCGGCTCCCGGATCCGGCTCGTCGCGAAGCTCGCCTCGGTCGAGGACGTGCCGGGCGGAGTACAGGTCGCCGTCGACGGGACCATCGAGATCGACGGCGGGCCGAAGCCCGCCGCCGTCCTGCAGAGTCTCTCGCGGTTCTACGCCTGA